In one Haloarcula sp. DT43 genomic region, the following are encoded:
- a CDS encoding molybdenum cofactor guanylyltransferase, with protein MRAGAIVAGGRSTRFGDSDKAVADLAGTPMIRRVADRLGGVVDELVVNCRTDQVEAIEAALSDHALDPRFAPDEDPDQGPMAGIRTALGAVESEYAAVVACDMPFVDPAFVDYLFERARSHEAAVPRPDEWFQTTQAVYHADAMADACRRALDRGEHRIVEPLFDLEYVVVEREEVLEHTTEATFRNLNTREEFEAAAEQF; from the coding sequence ATGCGCGCAGGAGCCATCGTCGCGGGCGGCCGGTCGACGCGGTTCGGGGACAGCGACAAGGCCGTCGCCGACCTCGCGGGGACGCCGATGATACGCCGCGTCGCCGACCGGCTGGGCGGAGTCGTCGACGAACTCGTCGTGAACTGCCGGACCGACCAGGTCGAGGCCATCGAGGCGGCGCTGTCGGACCACGCGCTCGACCCGCGGTTCGCTCCCGACGAGGACCCCGACCAGGGACCGATGGCGGGTATCCGGACCGCGCTGGGAGCCGTCGAAAGCGAGTACGCCGCCGTGGTCGCGTGTGACATGCCCTTCGTCGACCCGGCGTTCGTCGACTACCTGTTCGAGCGGGCCCGGTCCCACGAGGCCGCGGTCCCGCGTCCCGACGAGTGGTTCCAGACGACGCAGGCGGTGTACCACGCCGACGCGATGGCCGACGCCTGCCGGCGGGCGCTGGACCGCGGCGAGCACAGAATCGTCGAACCGCTGTTCGACCTTGAGTACGTCGTCGTCGAGCGCGAGGAGGTGCTGGAACACACCACGGAGGCCACCTTCCGGAATCTCAACACCCGCGAGGAGTTCGAGGCCGCGGCCGAGCAGTTCTGA
- the yqeC gene encoding selenium cofactor biosynthesis protein YqeC: MDIVDALDARHGTICFVGAGGKKTTMATLARRLDRAVVTATVRIPIFDGWVAEVVVTEAPRDAIDAATAWPLGVVPAQERPDRYRGYDTATVADLAAVDHPVLVKADGARMREFKAPSDREPQLPETASTVVPIASAHVIGEPLTDDIVHRVDEVAAITGLDPGDEIRPADVAAVLASDRGGLKDVPADATAVPLLNMVDDADLEASARAVAAALHERADVPRVVLAEMRADDPLVAVV; this comes from the coding sequence ATGGACATCGTCGACGCGCTGGACGCGCGGCACGGGACCATCTGTTTCGTCGGCGCAGGGGGCAAGAAGACGACGATGGCGACGCTCGCACGGCGGCTGGACCGCGCGGTCGTCACCGCGACGGTCCGGATTCCGATTTTCGACGGCTGGGTCGCGGAGGTCGTCGTGACGGAGGCCCCGCGGGACGCCATCGACGCGGCGACCGCGTGGCCGCTGGGCGTCGTCCCGGCCCAGGAGCGGCCGGACCGCTATCGGGGCTACGACACGGCGACGGTGGCCGACCTGGCCGCCGTCGACCACCCGGTTCTGGTGAAAGCCGACGGCGCGCGGATGCGGGAGTTCAAGGCACCGAGCGACCGCGAGCCACAGCTCCCCGAGACGGCGTCGACGGTCGTCCCCATCGCCAGCGCGCACGTAATCGGCGAACCGCTGACCGACGACATCGTCCACCGGGTCGACGAGGTGGCCGCGATTACCGGACTCGACCCCGGCGACGAGATTCGACCGGCCGACGTCGCCGCGGTGCTCGCCAGCGACCGCGGCGGGCTGAAGGACGTGCCCGCCGACGCGACCGCGGTGCCCCTGCTCAACATGGTCGACGACGCCGACCTCGAAGCGAGCGCGCGGGCCGTCGCCGCGGCGCTCCACGAACGGGCCGACGTCCCGCGGGTCGTCCTCGCGGAGATGCGGGCCGACGACCCGCTGGTGGCGGTCGTCTGA
- a CDS encoding aldehyde ferredoxin oxidoreductase family protein — MMTVANRNRILRVDLSSSSVESRPVPERWRRQFVGGKGLGARYLYDELDAGTDPLGPENVLSFMLGPVSGLLPGETRYAAVTKSPLTGGFLDSYAGGSFPATLAGALRDHVGILVTGRAPEPVKLVVEDDGATVEPAETWGRDTAETAAAFPDAAVACIGPAGEQGVAFATIASDGGEHHAGRGGAGAVMGAKRLKAVVVRGDPPTDLAELRERYAERYREGDTGQWLQASGTVETVDFANEVGALSTRGWEDGQFEGADGVGIEAVQELAAGREYDDEGSPGGFRVQTEDGETVPRGATAMSLGAGLGIDDFDAVAALGETCNRLGLDLISAGSAVAWAIKASDAGLLDSSFEYGNPEDARALLEAVVARETVLGDALADGVDAASDRLGGDDLLPTVKAMELPAYDPRGARSMALAYATSDRGACHRRALPIEREAFDGDWTPERAAAAVIREQDQRSVLWCLVVDDFVGDAFDDLGAEWLDAVGLEVDGDLATVGERVWTLTRLFNVREGVSRADDELPAKLQEPLDSGPNAGAAIDAESFDAMLDEYYSQRGWDADGRPTRETVERLGLADAVDRSTLPADSALGE, encoded by the coding sequence GTGATGACAGTAGCCAACCGGAACCGGATACTGCGCGTCGACCTGTCGTCGTCGTCGGTCGAGAGCCGTCCGGTGCCGGAGCGGTGGCGTCGGCAGTTCGTGGGCGGCAAGGGGCTCGGTGCCCGGTACCTGTACGACGAACTCGACGCCGGCACGGACCCGCTGGGGCCGGAGAACGTCCTGTCGTTCATGCTCGGTCCCGTCTCCGGGCTGTTGCCGGGCGAGACGCGCTACGCGGCGGTCACGAAGTCGCCCCTGACCGGCGGCTTCCTCGACTCCTACGCGGGCGGGTCGTTCCCGGCCACGCTGGCCGGCGCGCTGCGGGACCACGTCGGGATTCTGGTCACCGGGCGCGCCCCGGAGCCGGTCAAACTCGTCGTCGAGGACGACGGCGCGACGGTCGAACCCGCCGAGACGTGGGGTCGGGACACGGCCGAAACCGCGGCAGCGTTCCCCGACGCCGCGGTGGCGTGTATCGGTCCGGCCGGCGAGCAGGGCGTCGCGTTCGCCACCATCGCCTCCGACGGCGGGGAACACCACGCCGGGCGGGGCGGTGCCGGGGCGGTGATGGGCGCGAAGCGGCTGAAGGCCGTCGTCGTCCGCGGCGACCCGCCGACGGACCTCGCGGAGCTCCGGGAACGGTACGCGGAGCGGTACCGCGAGGGCGACACCGGCCAGTGGCTGCAGGCCAGCGGGACCGTCGAGACGGTCGATTTCGCCAACGAGGTCGGCGCGCTCTCGACACGCGGCTGGGAGGACGGCCAGTTCGAGGGGGCCGACGGCGTCGGCATCGAGGCCGTCCAGGAACTCGCCGCGGGCCGGGAGTACGACGACGAGGGCAGCCCCGGCGGCTTCCGCGTCCAGACGGAGGACGGCGAGACCGTCCCGCGCGGGGCGACGGCGATGAGCCTCGGGGCCGGCCTGGGTATCGACGACTTCGACGCCGTGGCCGCGCTGGGCGAGACCTGCAACCGGCTGGGGCTGGACCTCATCAGCGCCGGGAGCGCCGTCGCGTGGGCCATCAAAGCCAGCGACGCCGGCCTGCTCGACAGTTCGTTCGAGTACGGGAATCCCGAGGACGCGCGGGCGCTCCTGGAGGCGGTCGTCGCGCGGGAGACGGTGCTGGGCGACGCCCTGGCCGACGGCGTCGACGCGGCCTCGGACCGCCTGGGCGGGGACGACCTCCTGCCGACGGTCAAGGCGATGGAACTGCCCGCCTACGACCCTCGCGGCGCGCGGAGCATGGCGCTGGCGTACGCGACCAGCGACCGTGGGGCCTGTCACCGGCGCGCGCTCCCCATCGAGCGGGAGGCCTTCGACGGCGACTGGACGCCCGAGCGGGCGGCCGCCGCCGTCATCCGCGAACAGGACCAGCGCTCGGTGCTGTGGTGTCTCGTCGTGGACGACTTCGTCGGCGACGCCTTCGACGACCTCGGCGCGGAGTGGCTCGACGCGGTCGGCCTAGAGGTGGACGGCGACCTCGCCACCGTCGGCGAGCGCGTCTGGACGCTGACCCGGCTGTTCAACGTCCGCGAGGGCGTCTCGCGGGCCGACGACGAACTCCCGGCGAAACTGCAGGAACCGCTCGACTCGGGTCCGAACGCGGGCGCGGCAATCGACGCCGAGTCCTTCGACGCGATGCTCGACGAGTACTACAGCCAGCGGGGCTGGGACGCCGACGGCCGGCCCACCCGCGAGACGGTCGAGCGGCTCGGCCTCGCGGACGCCGTCGACCGGTCGACGCTACCGGCAGACAGCGCACTCGGAGAATGA
- a CDS encoding DUF7124 domain-containing protein, whose product MTDKIDLDDLDVQDDEETPNRGDWFWSGEGEPEDEPEPAGDGAAPAADAAGADSESADSPGGQPVPHVPRENKDKPVGIPTGSGGAGGAAAADTDPAANVAADPAAGEESVEASGPHGGGIDDMTMAVTYDAARQFSDPQRVFQEARGWADWVGIVGDVDAFVINKFQRDHGIDADFFSGAGQEPAERLADIDEHSMFYAERMVLVGRPDDEPIAERTGWEFVPLADAAEKADWDLAGE is encoded by the coding sequence ATGACAGACAAGATAGACCTCGACGACCTCGACGTACAGGACGACGAAGAGACGCCGAACCGGGGCGACTGGTTCTGGAGCGGGGAGGGCGAACCCGAGGACGAACCGGAGCCGGCCGGGGACGGGGCAGCGCCGGCCGCCGACGCAGCGGGCGCGGACAGCGAATCGGCCGACAGCCCGGGCGGTCAGCCGGTCCCCCACGTCCCGCGGGAGAACAAGGACAAGCCGGTCGGCATCCCGACGGGCAGCGGCGGCGCGGGCGGCGCGGCCGCGGCCGACACCGACCCGGCCGCGAACGTCGCTGCGGACCCGGCCGCCGGCGAGGAGTCCGTCGAGGCGAGCGGCCCCCACGGCGGCGGCATCGACGACATGACGATGGCCGTGACCTACGACGCGGCCCGGCAGTTTTCCGACCCGCAGCGGGTCTTTCAGGAGGCCCGCGGCTGGGCCGACTGGGTCGGCATCGTCGGCGACGTCGACGCCTTCGTCATCAACAAGTTCCAGCGCGACCACGGCATCGACGCCGACTTCTTCAGCGGCGCGGGCCAAGAGCCGGCCGAGCGACTCGCCGACATCGACGAGCACTCGATGTTCTACGCCGAGCGGATGGTCCTGGTCGGCCGCCCGGACGACGAACCCATCGCCGAGCGGACGGGCTGGGAGTTCGTCCCGCTTGCCGACGCCGCCGAGAAGGCGGACTGGGACCTCGCCGGGGAGTGA